From Brevibacillus marinus, a single genomic window includes:
- the pdhA gene encoding pyruvate dehydrogenase (acetyl-transferring) E1 component subunit alpha has product MFEVVQLQVTRELVREWYYKMLLIRRFEETVNEKFLAGEIPGFVHLYIGEEATAVGVCSALTRTDYITSTHRGHGHTIAKGADVKRCMAELYGKRTGYCKGKGGSMHIADFSVGMLGANGVVGGGINLAVGAALAVQLRGAKEVAVCFFGDGASNRGTFHEGLNMAAVWKLPVVFVCENNQWASTTPLHHATAVTDIAQRAAAYAIPGVTVDGNDVFAVHEAARQAVERARRGEGPTLLECKTYRIKGHFVGDPEQYRTREEVVAQLEQRDPLKKLRERILAEQLLSETELAAVQQQVEQEVAEAVRFAEESPFPDPREAFDDVYVEGEWVNA; this is encoded by the coding sequence GTGTTTGAAGTGGTTCAGCTTCAGGTGACACGTGAGCTTGTGCGAGAGTGGTACTACAAGATGCTGCTGATTCGCCGGTTTGAGGAGACGGTGAACGAAAAGTTTCTTGCCGGCGAGATCCCCGGCTTCGTTCACCTCTACATCGGGGAAGAAGCGACGGCTGTCGGCGTCTGCTCAGCCCTCACCCGAACGGACTACATCACCAGCACACACCGCGGACACGGACATACCATCGCCAAGGGAGCAGACGTCAAGCGCTGCATGGCCGAGCTGTACGGAAAGAGGACCGGTTACTGCAAAGGAAAAGGCGGCTCCATGCACATCGCCGACTTTTCCGTCGGCATGCTGGGCGCCAACGGCGTCGTCGGCGGCGGCATCAACCTGGCCGTCGGTGCTGCCCTGGCCGTGCAGCTGCGCGGGGCAAAAGAAGTGGCGGTCTGTTTTTTTGGCGACGGGGCGAGCAATCGCGGCACGTTTCACGAAGGCCTGAACATGGCCGCCGTGTGGAAACTGCCGGTCGTGTTTGTCTGTGAAAACAATCAATGGGCCTCGACCACACCGCTGCACCATGCGACCGCTGTCACCGACATCGCGCAGCGGGCGGCCGCCTATGCGATCCCCGGCGTGACCGTGGACGGCAACGATGTGTTCGCTGTCCACGAAGCCGCCCGGCAGGCGGTCGAACGGGCCCGGCGCGGCGAAGGGCCGACACTGCTGGAGTGCAAGACGTACCGGATCAAAGGGCATTTCGTGGGCGATCCGGAGCAGTACCGGACGCGCGAAGAGGTAGTGGCGCAGCTGGAGCAGCGGGACCCGCTGAAAAAGCTGCGGGAAAGAATCCTCGCCGAGCAGCTCTTGAGCGAAACGGAGCTTGCGGCGGTTCAGCAGCAGGTGGAGCAGGAAGTGGCAGAAGCGGTGCGGTTCGCCGAGGAGAGTCCGTTTCCCGATCCTCGCGAGGCGTTTGACGACGTGTACGTTGAGGGGGAGTGGGTGAATGCGTAA
- a CDS encoding alpha-ketoacid dehydrogenase subunit beta: MRNISFAEATLEAMQEEMRRDGRVFVMGEDIASQGGIFGQFKGLAEEFGRERVRDTPISETAIVGAGIGAALAGTIPVIDMHFADFIGVAMDEVLNQMAKIRYMFGGQATLPLVLRAPDGVTRSAAAQHSQSLEAMFLHIPGLKVVVPANPADAKGLLKAAIRDPNPVIYFEHKDLFRQKGPVPAGEVLTPIGQAAVVRAGRDVTIVSYSAMLGKVQKAAEILAAEHQIDAEVIDLRTIVPMDMETIYTSVKKTKRLVIAHEAVKVGGVGGEIAAAVSEHILEYLDAPIIRVGAAYTPVPFSPPLEKRVIPQVEDVVHAVLSARW, translated from the coding sequence ATGCGTAACATCTCGTTTGCCGAAGCGACCCTGGAAGCGATGCAGGAGGAAATGCGGCGCGACGGGCGGGTGTTTGTGATGGGCGAAGACATCGCCAGCCAAGGCGGAATCTTCGGACAGTTTAAAGGCTTGGCCGAGGAATTCGGCCGCGAGCGGGTTCGCGATACGCCGATTTCGGAAACGGCGATCGTCGGCGCCGGAATCGGAGCCGCCTTGGCGGGAACGATCCCGGTGATCGACATGCACTTCGCTGACTTTATCGGCGTGGCGATGGACGAAGTGCTCAATCAAATGGCCAAGATCCGCTACATGTTCGGCGGGCAGGCGACACTGCCGCTGGTCCTGCGCGCTCCGGACGGCGTGACGCGGTCGGCGGCGGCGCAGCATTCCCAGTCGCTGGAAGCGATGTTTTTGCACATTCCCGGCTTAAAAGTGGTCGTTCCCGCCAACCCCGCCGACGCCAAGGGATTGTTAAAGGCGGCGATCCGCGACCCCAACCCGGTGATTTACTTTGAACATAAAGATCTGTTCCGGCAAAAAGGGCCGGTACCCGCCGGCGAGGTCCTGACCCCGATCGGCCAGGCGGCAGTCGTGCGGGCGGGGCGCGACGTCACGATCGTCTCCTACTCCGCGATGCTCGGCAAGGTGCAAAAGGCTGCCGAGATCCTCGCGGCAGAGCACCAAATTGATGCCGAAGTGATCGACCTGCGCACGATTGTGCCGATGGATATGGAGACCATCTACACATCGGTGAAAAAAACCAAGCGTCTGGTGATTGCGCATGAAGCGGTCAAGGTTGGCGGCGTGGGCGGGGAAATCGCGGCGGCGGTGAGCGAGCACATCCTGGAGTATCTCGATGCTCCCATCATCCGGGTCGGTGCCGCCTACACACCCGTTCCGTTCAGTCCGCCCTTGGAAAAGCGGGTGATCCCACAGGTGGAGGACGTCGTCCATGCGGTGCTGTCAGCCCGGTGGTAG
- a CDS encoding dihydrolipoamide acetyltransferase family protein produces MAHLITMPKFGLTMTEGTVSHWYKAVGERVEEGEVLFEVETEKISNEVESPAAGVLRHIFAEAGVTAEVGARLAIIADEAEDISEWLAEPQQAADNNSASAPNPPAEHAPPQDSTGGHAAAALPAGEARTAETAPAEKLPAPGTAEEVGSGSLPAATNGGVRATPFARKLARQRGIALDSLIGTGPQGIVVARDVQARAADQAASTSPGVAAAAAQAASIAPEKVAAADPNAWSGEAMKGMRKTIAERMLASWQQIPHVTLTREIDVTPLLAAMARLAPDAERLGVRPGLTPFLIKLTAAALRRHPELHAWCDGQTIIRHQEVHMGVAVSVPGGLLVPVIRQADRKELSAIARELAELSARAREQRLTAAEVQGGTFTISNLGMMGVDGFTPLLNPPQTGILGVGRIVEKPRFRGEQLEKRSLAVFSLSFDHRAMDGAEAAAFLQTLDSYIEEPLRLLM; encoded by the coding sequence ATGGCACATTTGATCACGATGCCCAAGTTTGGCCTGACGATGACGGAAGGAACGGTCTCGCACTGGTACAAAGCAGTCGGCGAGCGGGTGGAAGAGGGAGAAGTGCTGTTTGAGGTGGAAACGGAAAAGATCAGCAACGAGGTGGAGTCACCGGCAGCCGGCGTCCTGCGCCACATCTTCGCCGAGGCGGGAGTTACCGCGGAAGTGGGCGCGCGCTTGGCGATCATCGCGGACGAGGCGGAGGACATCAGCGAATGGCTGGCTGAACCGCAGCAGGCGGCGGACAACAATAGCGCGTCCGCCCCGAATCCGCCTGCAGAGCATGCTCCACCGCAGGACAGCACGGGCGGCCACGCTGCAGCCGCGTTACCCGCGGGGGAAGCGCGGACGGCGGAAACAGCGCCTGCGGAGAAGCTGCCTGCACCCGGTACGGCGGAGGAGGTTGGCAGCGGAAGTCTGCCGGCCGCGACCAATGGCGGGGTGAGGGCCACGCCCTTTGCCCGGAAGCTGGCCCGCCAACGGGGAATCGCGCTCGATTCGCTGATCGGGACTGGGCCGCAGGGAATCGTGGTGGCCAGAGACGTGCAGGCGCGGGCGGCCGATCAAGCGGCCAGCACTTCGCCGGGAGTGGCGGCGGCAGCCGCTCAAGCAGCCAGCATTGCACCGGAGAAGGTTGCCGCCGCCGATCCAAACGCTTGGAGCGGCGAAGCGATGAAAGGGATGCGCAAGACGATCGCGGAGCGGATGCTAGCCAGTTGGCAGCAGATTCCCCATGTCACCCTGACCCGCGAGATCGACGTCACTCCGCTGTTGGCGGCGATGGCCCGGCTCGCGCCGGATGCCGAGCGGCTGGGCGTGCGGCCTGGCCTGACGCCTTTTCTGATTAAACTGACGGCCGCCGCGCTCCGCCGGCACCCGGAGCTTCACGCGTGGTGCGACGGGCAGACGATCATCCGCCATCAGGAGGTGCACATGGGGGTGGCCGTGTCCGTACCGGGCGGTTTGCTCGTACCGGTGATTCGCCAAGCGGACCGCAAAGAGCTGTCCGCCATTGCGCGGGAGCTGGCCGAGCTGAGCGCGCGCGCCAGAGAGCAGCGGCTGACAGCGGCGGAGGTGCAGGGCGGAACCTTCACGATCAGCAACCTGGGAATGATGGGAGTGGACGGCTTTACCCCGCTGCTCAACCCGCCGCAGACGGGGATCCTCGGGGTCGGCAGGATTGTGGAAAAACCGCGTTTCCGCGGCGAACAACTGGAAAAGCGTTCCCTGGCCGTGTTCTCCCTCTCCTTTGACCATCGGGCAATGGACGGCGCGGAAGCGGCGGCCTTTTTGCAGACACTCGATTCCTACATCGAGGAGCCGCTGCGCCTGTTGATGTGA
- a CDS encoding bile acid:sodium symporter family protein, with the protein MFALITAIATKLLPLWIVCAALLAYHFPGSFSFLQNWTAPSLAFILFTMGLTLSRESLRRVIVRPKLALLGVGGKWTITLGISVLLAVLFFPDNPALLAGVVLAGAVPSGTTANLYTYMAGGALALSITMSAIDTLIGPFLTPLIMEKAVGSIVPVQFWPVFWQMVYVVLLPIALGLFIQWKWEKHLTQVRKLIPLMSTAAVLIINLAVVSGAQAMLQSHLSLLPLLFLCVFLQVALPLLLGYLYGAGLRAPEAERRALSYEFGICNTALAALLAMHHIGPLAAVPAVANLITNTCVGSLLAVTWQPLFARRRLKEKQG; encoded by the coding sequence ATGTTCGCACTGATCACGGCGATCGCGACCAAGCTGCTGCCGCTGTGGATTGTCTGCGCCGCCCTGCTGGCGTATCACTTCCCCGGGTCGTTTTCGTTCCTGCAGAACTGGACGGCCCCCTCACTCGCTTTTATCTTGTTTACCATGGGCCTGACCCTCTCGCGGGAAAGCCTGCGCCGGGTGATCGTGCGGCCCAAGCTCGCGCTGTTGGGGGTGGGCGGCAAGTGGACGATCACACTGGGCATCTCGGTTCTGCTCGCCGTCCTGTTTTTCCCGGACAATCCCGCCTTGTTGGCCGGGGTCGTGCTGGCGGGAGCGGTTCCCAGCGGCACAACGGCAAACTTGTATACCTATATGGCGGGCGGGGCGCTGGCGCTGAGTATTACCATGTCGGCGATCGACACGCTGATTGGCCCGTTTTTGACCCCGCTGATCATGGAAAAGGCGGTTGGCAGTATCGTGCCTGTTCAGTTCTGGCCCGTGTTTTGGCAGATGGTGTACGTCGTGCTGCTACCGATTGCGCTTGGCCTCTTCATCCAGTGGAAGTGGGAGAAACACCTGACCCAGGTGCGCAAGCTGATCCCGCTGATGTCGACAGCGGCAGTGTTGATCATCAATCTGGCCGTCGTCTCCGGCGCTCAGGCCATGCTGCAATCTCACCTCTCCCTGCTGCCGCTGCTCTTTTTGTGCGTGTTCCTGCAGGTTGCGCTGCCGCTGTTGCTTGGTTACCTGTACGGTGCCGGCCTGCGTGCGCCGGAAGCGGAGCGGCGGGCGCTCAGCTATGAGTTCGGGATCTGCAACACGGCGCTGGCCGCTCTGCTGGCGATGCACCATATCGGACCGCTGGCGGCCGTGCCGGCCGTCGCCAACCTGATCACCAACACCTGCGTCGGCTCCCTGCTCGCCGTCACCTGGCAGCCGCTGTTCGCGCGGCGGCGGTTAAAAGAAAAGCAGGGGTAA
- a CDS encoding SDR family NAD(P)-dependent oxidoreductase — protein sequence MDAAKQKTAVVTGAAQGVGFAIAEELGAAGYQLVLLDRQAQRLAEAAERLKQRGFSVHTEEIDLSQTAAIKPTVEKIAATVGQLHLLVNNAGINPIKPMDQLTSDEWDLVMSVNLKAVFFMMQAAAPHLCDGGAIVNIASVSANSPRPLAAAYAASKAGVVSITKTAAIVLAPRRIRVNAVCPGPTATELLSRMADEIGLISGSSSESALDQFIGGIPLGRIGTPTDVAQAVAFLASDAAGFITGQTLNVCGGWTVK from the coding sequence ATGGACGCTGCAAAACAGAAGACAGCTGTTGTGACGGGGGCGGCCCAAGGCGTTGGGTTTGCCATCGCCGAGGAACTGGGGGCAGCCGGATATCAACTGGTCCTGCTCGATCGTCAGGCGCAGCGGCTGGCGGAAGCGGCTGAACGCTTGAAACAGCGCGGCTTTTCGGTACATACGGAGGAGATCGACCTGTCCCAGACCGCTGCGATCAAGCCGACCGTGGAAAAGATCGCAGCAACGGTCGGCCAGCTGCACCTGCTCGTCAACAACGCCGGAATCAATCCGATTAAACCAATGGATCAACTCACCAGCGACGAATGGGATCTGGTGATGAGCGTCAATCTGAAGGCCGTATTTTTCATGATGCAGGCGGCCGCACCGCACCTGTGCGACGGCGGGGCTATCGTCAACATCGCCTCTGTTTCGGCCAACAGCCCGCGCCCGCTGGCCGCCGCCTATGCCGCCTCCAAAGCGGGCGTGGTCAGCATCACCAAAACCGCCGCGATCGTACTGGCGCCGCGCCGGATTCGGGTCAACGCCGTCTGTCCCGGGCCTACGGCAACAGAGTTGCTGTCCCGCATGGCGGACGAGATAGGCTTGATCTCCGGAAGCAGCTCGGAGAGCGCCCTCGACCAGTTCATCGGCGGCATCCCGCTCGGCCGAATCGGCACACCGACCGATGTGGCGCAGGCTGTCGCGTTTCTCGCCTCAGACGCCGCCGGCTTCATCACGGGCCAGACGCTCAACGTATGCGGAGGGTGGACGGTCAAGTAA
- a CDS encoding methyl-accepting chemotaxis protein yields MKNKFRDALSRFNQWKQTKLRKPAHSSAVSKPPITSRLANLFAARKANAAAGQQKPAAGPKKRNGKLIYKLYTSYTLILALMLAVGGLSLYALQQSAKETQSLYEDRLQSVSDLLTLASDFEQLNSMTASVLLTKYAQAEEQATAISEMKEQVNKQIAELNNNQARFGIDSNDLQTFMVIWNGYSADLDGILEWVRKGDEAIGNSDGMGLAISTFNTKLTVKIGVLTEYLQEAVELNKQLALSSYTNFQNLQANIFYIQTALVALAILLTIVIGQLMARSIVKPLGQVVHAAQEIAQGKLQQQIHINRGDELGVLGDAFNQMADNIRDLIRQVHQASQRVTTSSSELLSSAEQTKQAVNQIATMIEEVASGAETQVKSVEESKLGISEMVLGIQRITETSQVVAESSQETAKEAEQGTVAIQRAIDQMNTIESSVGESANAVKVLAEHSRNIGKIVNTITDIASQTNLLALNATIEAARAGEHGKGFAVVANEVRKLAEQTAGSAQQIKKIIEEIQTGTHLAVETMDKGTQEVKRGIEIVNEAGMAFQKIFAATQHVADQIAEVSAVTEEISASSDEVAATADELARIAQESSDNTQSVAATTQQQLAFIEEISNSVNTLNQMARDLEAVLKRFEL; encoded by the coding sequence ATGAAAAACAAATTTCGCGACGCACTCTCACGGTTTAACCAGTGGAAACAGACAAAGCTGCGCAAACCAGCCCATTCCTCCGCCGTTTCCAAGCCGCCGATAACATCCCGGCTGGCCAATCTGTTTGCCGCACGCAAGGCAAACGCGGCGGCCGGTCAGCAAAAGCCTGCAGCAGGCCCGAAAAAGCGAAACGGCAAGTTGATTTACAAGCTTTATACCTCGTATACGCTGATTCTGGCGCTGATGTTGGCGGTTGGCGGACTCTCTTTGTACGCTCTGCAGCAGTCCGCGAAAGAAACGCAAAGCTTGTACGAAGACCGTCTGCAGTCTGTCTCCGACCTGCTCACCTTGGCCAGCGATTTTGAACAGCTGAACTCCATGACCGCTTCGGTGCTCCTCACCAAATACGCACAAGCCGAAGAACAGGCCACTGCCATCTCCGAGATGAAAGAGCAGGTAAATAAGCAGATTGCCGAACTGAACAACAACCAGGCCCGCTTTGGGATTGACTCCAATGACCTGCAGACCTTTATGGTAATCTGGAACGGCTATTCCGCCGATCTGGACGGGATTCTGGAGTGGGTCAGAAAAGGGGACGAAGCGATCGGGAACAGCGACGGCATGGGGTTGGCGATCAGCACGTTCAACACCAAACTGACCGTCAAAATCGGGGTGTTGACCGAGTACCTGCAGGAGGCTGTCGAGCTAAACAAGCAGTTGGCCCTGTCCAGTTACACAAACTTCCAAAACCTGCAGGCAAATATCTTCTACATTCAAACCGCCCTGGTCGCGCTGGCCATCCTGCTGACGATCGTCATCGGCCAACTCATGGCCCGCTCCATCGTCAAACCGTTGGGCCAGGTTGTCCATGCGGCCCAGGAAATCGCCCAGGGCAAGCTGCAGCAGCAGATCCACATCAACCGCGGAGACGAGTTGGGAGTCCTCGGAGATGCGTTCAACCAGATGGCCGATAACATTCGCGACCTGATCCGGCAGGTGCATCAGGCCAGCCAACGGGTGACCACCTCATCCAGTGAACTGTTGTCCAGCGCGGAGCAGACGAAACAAGCGGTGAACCAGATTGCCACGATGATTGAAGAAGTGGCGAGCGGTGCGGAAACGCAGGTGAAAAGCGTGGAAGAAAGCAAGCTGGGCATCAGCGAGATGGTCCTGGGCATCCAGCGCATTACCGAGACATCGCAGGTCGTGGCCGAGTCCTCGCAGGAAACGGCCAAGGAAGCAGAGCAGGGAACCGTTGCGATCCAAAGAGCGATCGATCAAATGAACACGATCGAAAGCTCTGTCGGCGAATCGGCCAACGCCGTCAAAGTGCTGGCGGAACACTCCCGCAACATCGGCAAAATCGTCAACACGATTACCGACATCGCTTCCCAGACCAATCTGCTGGCATTGAACGCGACAATCGAAGCCGCGCGAGCCGGCGAGCACGGGAAAGGCTTTGCCGTCGTCGCCAATGAAGTGAGAAAGCTGGCAGAACAGACCGCCGGCTCAGCCCAGCAGATCAAGAAAATCATCGAAGAGATCCAGACTGGCACCCATCTCGCGGTGGAGACGATGGATAAGGGCACGCAGGAAGTCAAACGGGGAATTGAGATCGTCAACGAAGCGGGCATGGCCTTCCAAAAGATCTTTGCCGCCACGCAGCATGTGGCCGACCAGATTGCCGAAGTGTCCGCCGTCACCGAAGAAATCTCGGCCAGCTCCGACGAAGTGGCCGCAACAGCAGACGAACTGGCGCGGATCGCCCAAGAGTCTTCCGACAACACGCAAAGCGTGGCGGCCACGACGCAGCAGCAGCTCGCCTTTATCGAGGAGATCTCCAATTCCGTCAATACGCTGAACCAGATGGCGCGCGATCTGGAAGCCGTTCTCAAGCGGTTCGAACTCTAA
- a CDS encoding glycosyl hydrolase family 18 protein, with amino-acid sequence MQRKTLFLAALLLLSSALPAYAYDVDLRPFSDVDGSDWAKEAIYSLAALGHVSGYPDQTFRPAEQVSREAFVKMLVGVAQLPDAGGGAPRWNDVDAARWSYPFFVTANQHGLLAAFAQGQELAPQQAITREKVAAMVGMYLLNQAPDAERSRWLAESWQSAQQRHVFSDQQRIDARLAPYVYYAISEGVMQGDSSGAFRPQDGLSRREAAALLYRLSEQQADKVPLEVLGFYAISSYGNLDKAGYLDRIAFGWAELEYQGNGQARLRTDQGTWKIPEGWQEVVDTAERLQLKNELMVFANQPELAQFLQDEAARASFVASLTALLADERYGFGGVCIDFEGLRSAASRDAFTSFLEQVKRAIGERSLTVAVPPTVYYQGYDLRAIGQTADAVVLMAYDFTDQANGLPSAPLALVNDAVTEALRVIPKEKLLLGISKQANQWVTTGNGLQYYQPAINMVEARLQQPGTTATFSVPYFLQEIRFADERGTHQIWYEDEQSIAKKIWLAKYHGLRGIALWHMGSFTPDDWQVVAQQQ; translated from the coding sequence GTGCAGAGAAAAACATTGTTCTTGGCCGCGCTGTTGCTGCTCAGCAGTGCGCTGCCGGCGTATGCTTACGATGTCGATCTTCGCCCGTTTTCCGACGTCGACGGGAGCGACTGGGCAAAGGAAGCGATTTATTCGTTAGCCGCCTTGGGTCATGTGTCTGGCTACCCGGATCAGACGTTTCGCCCCGCGGAACAGGTGTCGCGGGAAGCTTTTGTGAAGATGCTGGTGGGCGTGGCACAGCTGCCGGATGCGGGGGGAGGAGCGCCGAGGTGGAATGACGTGGATGCTGCACGTTGGTCTTATCCCTTTTTCGTGACCGCGAATCAGCATGGGCTGCTGGCAGCATTTGCGCAGGGGCAGGAGCTTGCGCCGCAGCAGGCGATTACGCGTGAGAAAGTGGCGGCTATGGTCGGGATGTACCTGTTGAACCAGGCTCCCGACGCAGAGCGAAGCCGTTGGCTCGCCGAGTCGTGGCAATCGGCGCAGCAGCGTCATGTCTTCAGCGATCAGCAGCGCATCGACGCCCGCCTGGCGCCGTACGTCTACTACGCGATCAGCGAAGGCGTGATGCAGGGAGACAGTTCCGGCGCGTTTCGCCCGCAGGACGGGCTCTCTCGCCGTGAAGCGGCTGCGCTGCTGTATCGCCTGAGCGAGCAGCAGGCGGACAAGGTGCCGCTGGAAGTGCTCGGGTTTTATGCGATTTCATCGTACGGCAATTTAGACAAAGCGGGCTACTTGGACCGAATCGCATTTGGTTGGGCCGAACTGGAATACCAGGGGAACGGCCAGGCTCGACTGCGGACCGACCAGGGGACCTGGAAGATTCCCGAAGGGTGGCAGGAAGTGGTGGATACGGCAGAACGGCTCCAGCTCAAGAACGAGTTGATGGTCTTTGCCAACCAGCCCGAGCTGGCGCAGTTTCTGCAAGATGAAGCGGCTCGTGCCTCGTTTGTGGCATCGCTGACAGCGCTGCTGGCAGACGAACGGTACGGGTTTGGCGGCGTCTGCATCGATTTTGAGGGATTGCGGTCCGCTGCCAGCAGGGACGCTTTTACCAGCTTCCTGGAACAGGTCAAGCGGGCGATTGGCGAGCGAAGTTTGACGGTTGCCGTACCGCCGACGGTTTACTACCAGGGCTACGATCTGCGCGCAATCGGGCAAACGGCCGACGCGGTGGTGCTGATGGCCTACGATTTTACCGATCAGGCCAACGGACTCCCTTCGGCGCCGCTCGCGCTGGTCAACGATGCGGTGACGGAAGCGCTTCGCGTGATCCCCAAGGAAAAACTGCTGCTGGGGATCTCCAAACAGGCGAACCAGTGGGTAACCACGGGGAATGGCCTACAGTATTATCAACCGGCGATCAACATGGTGGAAGCGCGCTTGCAGCAGCCGGGAACCACGGCAACATTTTCCGTCCCCTACTTTCTCCAGGAGATTCGCTTCGCGGATGAGCGCGGCACTCATCAGATCTGGTACGAGGATGAGCAAAGCATCGCCAAAAAAATCTGGCTGGCCAAGTATCACGGTCTGCGCGGGATCGCCCTCTGGCACATGGGCAGCTTCACGCCTGACGATTGGCAGGTCGTCGCGCAGCAGCAGTAA
- a CDS encoding ArsR/SmtB family transcription factor, which translates to MSERIAETYYVETAEQAMTLLHPLRAEILSRLTEPASASELARELQETPQRINYHLKTLEKAGLAKRVGTRQVRNLVEVLYQAVAKTFVLSESLGLAPEVMQRLQDQSALAHLVASAERIKRDVLLLLEQTEQQEEVPSAVLQTQIHLPDRDTRQAFVEEYVSLVQRLAEKYQARDTASAAYRAVLAVYPEPRQGG; encoded by the coding sequence TTGTCCGAACGGATCGCGGAAACCTACTATGTCGAAACGGCTGAGCAGGCGATGACGCTGCTGCACCCGCTGCGGGCCGAGATCTTGTCCAGGCTGACGGAACCAGCTTCCGCGAGCGAACTGGCACGCGAACTGCAGGAAACGCCGCAGCGTATCAACTATCATTTGAAGACGCTGGAAAAGGCGGGGCTTGCCAAGCGCGTGGGGACGAGACAGGTGAGGAACTTGGTGGAGGTGCTCTATCAGGCGGTTGCCAAGACATTCGTGCTGTCCGAATCACTCGGTCTCGCGCCGGAGGTGATGCAGCGTCTGCAGGATCAGAGCGCGCTCGCTCATCTGGTGGCGTCAGCGGAGCGGATCAAACGGGACGTATTGCTGTTGCTGGAGCAAACGGAACAGCAAGAAGAGGTGCCGAGCGCGGTTCTCCAGACGCAAATACACCTGCCTGATCGCGACACCCGCCAGGCTTTTGTCGAGGAGTATGTGAGTCTGGTTCAGCGGTTGGCGGAAAAGTACCAAGCGCGGGACACGGCGTCCGCTGCTTATCGCGCCGTGCTCGCGGTATACCCGGAACCGAGACAAGGAGGGTGA
- the clpP gene encoding ATP-dependent Clp endopeptidase proteolytic subunit ClpP, with protein sequence MNLVPIVVEQTNRGERSYDIYSRLLKDRIIFVGSPIDDNVANSVVAQLLFLAAEDPEKDISLYINSPGGSTTAGMAIYDTMQFIKPDVSTICIGTAMSMAAVLLTAGAKGKRYALPNAEVMIHQPWGGAQGQASDIKIQAERIIKTRERLAAIIAERSGQPLEKVLRDMDRDFFMSAEEAKAYGLIDQVIEQTPPRG encoded by the coding sequence GTGAACCTGGTGCCGATCGTCGTAGAACAAACCAATCGCGGAGAGCGTTCGTACGACATTTACTCCCGTTTGCTAAAAGATCGGATCATCTTCGTCGGCTCGCCGATTGACGACAATGTGGCCAATTCCGTGGTCGCCCAACTGCTGTTCCTGGCGGCGGAAGACCCGGAAAAAGACATCAGCCTTTACATCAATTCGCCTGGCGGCTCCACGACCGCCGGAATGGCGATTTACGATACGATGCAGTTTATCAAACCGGATGTCTCCACCATCTGTATCGGTACGGCGATGTCGATGGCAGCGGTGTTGTTGACGGCAGGCGCAAAAGGGAAGCGTTACGCGCTGCCCAATGCGGAAGTGATGATTCACCAACCGTGGGGCGGCGCGCAGGGGCAGGCGTCGGATATCAAGATTCAGGCCGAGCGGATCATCAAGACGCGCGAGAGGCTGGCTGCGATCATCGCCGAACGAAGCGGTCAGCCGCTGGAAAAAGTGTTGCGGGACATGGATCGCGACTTCTTCATGTCGGCGGAGGAAGCCAAAGCATACGGGCTGATTGACCAAGTGATCGAACAGACGCCGCCCAGGGGCTAA